In Candidatus Contubernalis alkalaceticus, the genomic window AATCCGGCATATCTTGATATTGAGAACTGTAAAGAGAATACAGGGTTTCAATTTCTTCCGGGGAAACCTCCAACTCTTTGGGGTCTACCCTCTCCATATATTCTTCTAAATACTGGTAATATAACAGCTGCTCCTCAATGAGTGTCTTGAAATCCTCCAGAGTCAGGTTCATATCTGCCAGCTGTGACACTAACTGCTCCTCATTTTCAAAAAGGGAAACCGTTTCTTCATATTCCTCCTGGATCTCTTCCTGATTTACCTGCATATTTTCCTCACGAGCCTTCTGAATGACCAGCTTTTGATTAATAAGGTCCTCCAAAACAAAATACTCCAACTGCTGTAATAATTCCTGAGACTCTCTACTCCTTAAATCGATACCCTGCATTTCATAAGAAGCTTTTGTCTGTTCCAACTGCAAAGTATAATCACGCCTGATAATTTCCTCACCGTTTACTAGAGCCACCACATCATCTGGAGATGTGGCCGCTGCCCGGCCATCCCTAATAACGTCAAACAATCCATAGGCGGCACTTAAAACAAGTCCCAAAACCAGGGAAAGAGCAAGGACAATGTAGATAACCTTATTTAAGGTACTTTTCTTATTTTTCATCATATAAGTTTCTCCTTTTCATAATATATACCAATTTAATAATATATACCAATTTATTCTTGTTTTCTCACACATATTCGTGTATCAGGAAGACAATAATTAACCCTTCTTTTCGAAAAAGTAAATTGACATTGTCCCTATTATAACATGGAGAGAAATAGCTCTCAACTAAGAATAGTCTTTAAAGGATATTAAAAAATCCCTATAAATGATTCTTTAGGGACTTTCGAATATTGCTATTTATTTTTATCTCTTTTTTTTAGGTTATAAGACCCCCACCTCTAAGCGTTGGCGTAGGTGGGGGGTCTTAATCAGGTGGAGTAGAGTCTCCACCTGATTCCCCGATTTTTTTAGCTTGCTGAAACGAGTTACTACTATAGTTTTAGATTTCCATAATATTAACTGATTATTTCCGGTTCACCATAATCCACTCCATAAGTGTCCACTTTAATGGATTTAATCACCTGGGATTCCAAAGGTTTATCCTGCTGATTTCTTTTAACTACCACAATTCTATCAGCTTCCTCCATACCCTCTGTCACTGTGCCAAAGGCTGCATACTGTCCGTCTAGATGAGGAGTATCAGCTACAGTAATAAAAAATTGTGAGCCAGCAGAATTGGGTGACATAGAACGGGCCATGGAAATAGTACCTTTGCTGTGCTTCAGGTGGTTAGGAAAGTTGTTAGCGGTAAATTCCCCCTTAATAGCATACCCGGGGTTTCCAGTACCCTGGCCCTGTGGACAGCCCCCTTGAATCATAAAGCCCGGTATGACCCGGTGAAAAATCAACCCATCATAATACCCCTTTTGAGACAGGTTGATAAAATTTTTCACGGTATTTGGAGCATTTTCGGGATCCAGTTCCACCTTAATCACTCCGCCACCTTCCATTTCTATTTCTGCCACTGGATTAGTCATCGTTAAATTTCCTCCTTTTTTTGTTTTTTTAATTTATAACAAGAGATGAATTCTTCTTTCCGGCCATAATTAGTTGTCCTATAAAAGTTAATATGTTCATCTTTTTCTATTTTTAATTATATGAAACAATCTACTTTTTCCCACAACATAATACTTATAAACTGCTAACCTAAATAATTATAATTTCATTTTTAATAAGGTATTTCCTTCTCTTTCAGAGAAAATGTTGAATCTAAAATTAAAAAATAATCACTAAATCGATTTAACTATCTTTTAAATGAAAGTAATTATTTAAATGAAAGTAATTATTTGTAATAAAGAAAAAAATTTGCTACAATGTAGTGAGAAGGTGAAAAGGGAGGAAAACTATATGAAATATAGCAAAGTCCTAATTTTAATTATAGTAATTATTCTTATTGCTGTTGGATGTATGAATATACATAAACTTTCACTGACGGAAGACTCTTTTTCTTCTGGTGCAAATCCTGCAGATAAAGATAACACAGGTAATGATTACAGCGGGAATGTTTTTAATCAAGAATTTTATGATAGAATATACGCCCTAAATGGCCAAGAATTCTTAAACTCATTGGAAACGTCAGATAATAAGAAAAGTACAGCAGACAAAGAAGAACCAGATGATAAGGAAAGTCCAGTAAAAAACACAGAATCAGAAAATTCCAAGCCAGAAGTATCAACATCCCAAGAGAATACTGAAGTTCCTTTAGAACACTTAATAAATATACAGAATCCTTCAGCTTTAAACATTACTCAAATGAGTAGTGAAGAACTGATTTTCCTGTTTTCCTTTTTAAGCCATCCTATACAGGGGGCCAAGGTCAGTTCTGTTAATGGACAGCTTCCCAATGCCCCCAGAACGTACAGAAACGGAGTACATGAAGGGTTGGATTACTATGGCGGAAGCTGTGGGGTTTCCGTAACTAAAGATACTTCCGTGCTGGCCGCAGGTCCAGGAACCGTCATCCGGGCAGACCACGGCTTTCTAGAAATGACTCAGGCAGAATATGATGAAGCTATCCAGATATCTAAATCCTCAGCAATTACTCCTGAGGATTTGCTGGACAAGTTCAGGGGTATGCAGATTTGGATTCAGCATGAGCACGGGATTATCACCCGATATGCTCACCTGGACAGTATTGACTCCAGTATTCAGGTAGGTACAGTGGTTCAAAAAGGTCAAAAAATTGGTAATACCGGGAATACCGGCACTCGTGAATCTGTACAGGGTTCAGGCAGCGGTATTCATCTCCATTTTGAGATATGGCTGAACGGCTCCTTTTTAGGGAAAGGAAAGTCAGTTTCTACTGTTCGTAATATTTATAGCCAGGCACTAAAATAAACTAAAACACATAAAAAGGATGCCATTTTAATTAAAGGCTTCCTTTTTTAATCTCCTAATATTTTCAAATGTTCTAAGATGATGCAGATGGAGACGGTTTACCTGTAGTAATCCTCTCTATCATAGGAGTAATCTGGAAGTTCCACCAGGATCGTATCAATACCGATTTTAACAATTTTACTCCAGGGGATCACATAGTCCCGG contains:
- a CDS encoding SurA N-terminal domain-containing protein — encoded protein: MMKNKKSTLNKVIYIVLALSLVLGLVLSAAYGLFDVIRDGRAAATSPDDVVALVNGEEIIRRDYTLQLEQTKASYEMQGIDLRSRESQELLQQLEYFVLEDLINQKLVIQKAREENMQVNQEEIQEEYEETVSLFENEEQLVSQLADMNLTLEDFKTLIEEQLLYYQYLEEYMERVDPKELEVSPEEIETLYSLYSSQYQDMPDYEEVQQELEEELRWQKHDEVVKLLMNKIREDSEIKILL
- a CDS encoding peptidylprolyl isomerase; its protein translation is MTNPVAEIEMEGGGVIKVELDPENAPNTVKNFINLSQKGYYDGLIFHRVIPGFMIQGGCPQGQGTGNPGYAIKGEFTANNFPNHLKHSKGTISMARSMSPNSAGSQFFITVADTPHLDGQYAAFGTVTEGMEEADRIVVVKRNQQDKPLESQVIKSIKVDTYGVDYGEPEIIS
- a CDS encoding M23 family metallopeptidase codes for the protein MKYSKVLILIIVIILIAVGCMNIHKLSLTEDSFSSGANPADKDNTGNDYSGNVFNQEFYDRIYALNGQEFLNSLETSDNKKSTADKEEPDDKESPVKNTESENSKPEVSTSQENTEVPLEHLINIQNPSALNITQMSSEELIFLFSFLSHPIQGAKVSSVNGQLPNAPRTYRNGVHEGLDYYGGSCGVSVTKDTSVLAAGPGTVIRADHGFLEMTQAEYDEAIQISKSSAITPEDLLDKFRGMQIWIQHEHGIITRYAHLDSIDSSIQVGTVVQKGQKIGNTGNTGTRESVQGSGSGIHLHFEIWLNGSFLGKGKSVSTVRNIYSQALK